From Streptomyces zhihengii, the proteins below share one genomic window:
- a CDS encoding SRPBCC family protein encodes MAQVEATTERIIQADAETVFDALADYEGTRAKILPEHFSEYEVREGGDGEGTLVHWKLQATSKRIRDCLLEVTEPTDGELVEKDRNSSMVTTWRVTPAGEGASRAVVTTVWNGAGGIGGFFERTFAPKGLARIYDALLANLAGQVEKA; translated from the coding sequence ATGGCGCAGGTCGAGGCCACGACGGAACGGATCATCCAGGCGGACGCCGAGACGGTGTTCGACGCCCTGGCCGACTACGAGGGCACCCGCGCGAAGATCCTCCCCGAGCACTTCAGCGAGTACGAGGTCCGCGAGGGGGGCGACGGCGAGGGCACCCTCGTCCACTGGAAGCTCCAGGCCACCAGCAAGCGCATCCGCGACTGCCTGCTGGAGGTCACCGAGCCGACCGACGGCGAGCTCGTCGAGAAGGACCGCAACTCCTCGATGGTCACCACCTGGCGGGTCACCCCGGCCGGTGAGGGCGCCTCGCGCGCCGTGGTCACCACGGTGTGGAACGGCGCCGGCGGCATCGGCGGCTTCTTCGAGCGGACCTTCGCCCCCAAGGGCCTCGCCCGGATCTACGACGCCCTGCTCGCCAACCTCGCCGGCCAGGTGGAGAAGGCGTAA
- a CDS encoding Rv2578c family radical SAM protein: MRWDNLAEDPGTGGDSALFGTSAVTTRTFDTPEFRGITFHEVRARSILNRVPGASRMPFEWTVNPYRGCTHACVYCFARRTHSYLDLDTGLGFDSQIVVKVNAPELLRRQLASRRWQGAHVAMGTNVDCYQRAEGRYRLMPGILQALRDHANPFSVLTKGTLILRDLDLLRQAADVTEVGISVSVGFTDPELWRTVEPGTPSPERRLGVVRALTGAGIGCGVLMAPVIPFLGDRPEQLRATVRAIAAAGATSVTPLVLHLRPGAREWFMSWLRAHHPHLVERYERMYAEGAYAPKWYQRRVTRQVHELAAEYGIGPASPRSRRALPEPAAQEAPVTLEPTQLTLL; encoded by the coding sequence ATGCGCTGGGACAATCTGGCCGAGGACCCGGGGACGGGCGGCGACTCCGCCCTCTTCGGCACCTCCGCGGTGACCACCCGCACCTTCGACACCCCCGAGTTCCGGGGCATCACCTTCCACGAGGTCAGGGCGCGTTCGATCCTCAACCGGGTGCCCGGGGCCTCGCGCATGCCGTTCGAGTGGACGGTCAACCCCTACCGGGGCTGCACCCACGCCTGCGTGTACTGCTTCGCCCGCCGCACCCACAGCTATCTGGACCTCGACACCGGGCTCGGCTTCGACAGCCAGATCGTGGTGAAGGTCAACGCGCCGGAGCTGCTGCGCCGTCAGCTCGCCTCCCGCCGCTGGCAGGGCGCGCACGTGGCGATGGGCACCAACGTCGACTGCTACCAGCGTGCCGAGGGCCGCTACCGGCTGATGCCGGGCATCCTCCAGGCGCTGCGCGACCACGCCAACCCCTTCTCGGTGCTCACCAAGGGCACGCTGATCCTGCGCGACCTCGACCTGCTGCGGCAGGCCGCCGACGTCACCGAGGTCGGCATCTCGGTCTCCGTCGGCTTCACGGACCCGGAACTGTGGCGCACCGTGGAGCCCGGCACGCCCTCCCCCGAGCGCCGGCTCGGCGTCGTCCGCGCCCTGACCGGCGCGGGGATCGGCTGCGGGGTGCTGATGGCCCCGGTGATCCCCTTCCTCGGCGACCGCCCGGAGCAGCTCCGCGCCACCGTCCGCGCGATCGCCGCCGCCGGCGCGACCTCCGTCACCCCGCTCGTGCTGCATCTGCGGCCCGGGGCCCGCGAGTGGTTCATGAGCTGGCTGCGCGCCCACCACCCGCACCTGGTCGAGCGCTACGAGCGGATGTACGCGGAGGGCGCCTACGCCCCGAAGTGGTACCAGCGGCGCGTCACCCGGCAGGTCCACGAACTGGCCGCCGAGTACGGCATCGGTCCCGCCTCGCCCCGGAGCCGCCGCGCGCTGCCGGAGCCCGCCGCGCAGGAGGCACCCGTTACCTTGGAGCCGACCCAGCTGACACTCCTCTGA
- a CDS encoding GNAT family N-acetyltransferase has translation MTDGDREAVAAIRVGGRRHAYAGLLPQSHLDFMDAAADAARRHADLAGAAGTVNVVAEQLGDVIGWACYGPSRAPDATVDGCELYAIYVLPERISSGVGHALMAEVTGRARAKGFVRMELWVLKENARARRFYERAGFLPDGTEEPFEVDGTRVPEVRYTRRLA, from the coding sequence ATGACCGACGGCGACCGGGAGGCGGTCGCCGCGATCCGCGTCGGCGGGCGGCGTCACGCCTACGCCGGCCTGCTGCCCCAGTCGCATCTCGACTTCATGGACGCGGCGGCGGACGCCGCGCGGCGGCACGCGGACCTGGCGGGCGCCGCCGGCACGGTGAACGTCGTCGCCGAACAGCTCGGCGACGTGATCGGCTGGGCCTGCTACGGCCCGTCCCGCGCGCCGGACGCGACCGTCGACGGGTGCGAGCTGTACGCGATCTACGTGCTCCCCGAGCGGATATCGTCGGGCGTCGGGCACGCCCTGATGGCCGAGGTCACCGGCCGCGCCCGCGCGAAGGGCTTCGTCCGCATGGAGTTGTGGGTCCTCAAGGAGAACGCCCGCGCCCGGCGCTTCTACGAGCGCGCCGGTTTCCTGCCGGACGGCACGGAGGAGCCCTTCGAGGTGGACGGCACCCGGGTGCCCGAGGTCCGCTACACCCGCCGCCTGGCCTGA
- a CDS encoding HEAT repeat domain-containing protein, protein MDEELRSLAHRLRRESGGGAAFERLLLTADRDELAAELTAGERPLWAREIAAYRLGCAGDSRAFESLVLLLNHRDPDRCVGAAHALYELGDTRTPRAAAALATNELRVAYALVPVRLLTRLRAPESAPALITVLGRRLVPGDPHWRLALACVEGLGALGDARARAVLASAVPHPRLTAAASAALARLDAKPSPQGS, encoded by the coding sequence ATGGACGAGGAGTTACGGTCGCTCGCACACCGTCTGCGCCGCGAATCAGGCGGCGGCGCCGCCTTCGAGCGGCTGCTGCTCACCGCCGACCGCGACGAACTCGCCGCCGAGCTCACGGCCGGCGAACGCCCGCTGTGGGCGCGGGAGATCGCCGCCTACCGGCTCGGCTGCGCCGGCGACAGCCGCGCCTTCGAGTCCCTGGTGCTGCTCCTCAACCACCGCGACCCCGACCGCTGTGTCGGCGCCGCCCACGCCCTGTACGAACTGGGCGACACCCGCACGCCCCGCGCCGCCGCCGCGCTCGCCACCAATGAACTGCGCGTCGCCTACGCGCTGGTGCCGGTCCGTCTGCTCACCCGGCTGCGTGCCCCCGAGTCCGCCCCCGCGCTGATCACCGTCCTCGGCCGGCGCCTGGTGCCCGGCGATCCGCACTGGCGCCTGGCCCTCGCCTGTGTGGAGGGCCTCGGCGCCCTCGGCGACGCCCGGGCCCGTGCGGTCCTCGCCTCGGCCGTGCCGCACCCGAGGCTCACGGCCGCGGCGTCGGCCGCCCTGGCACGACTGGACGCGAAGCCGTCCCCGCAGGGGAGTTGA
- a CDS encoding 3-hydroxyacyl-CoA dehydrogenase family protein, whose amino-acid sequence MDTPLHTIAVVGLGTMGAGIAEVLARAGREVVGIDVSEAAARRATDALEASTARAVERGRITEEERRTTLARFRTYADLRAAADADLVIEVVPETYEIKQQVFRELDAIVRPDTILATGTNALSVTRLAAESQHPERVLGLHFFNPAPAMKLVEVVSSVLTSPPAVESVTALARDLGKEPVAVGDRPGFVADGLLFGYLNQAAAMYESRYASREDIDAAMRLGCGLPMGPLALLDLIGIDTARTVLEAMYAASHDRLHAPAPILGQLSEAGLTGRKAGRGFYTYAEPGSTEVVADALTPRAAADAAGGRAVSSVGVAGSGTMASGIAEVFAKAGYDVVLAARSQEKAEHAKARITKSLGRSVSKGRMTQEACDATLARITPAGSLDAFSGVDLAVEAVAEDLAVKQQLFATLDKVCKPGAVLATTTSSLPVVACARATTRPEDVIGMHFFNPAPAMKLVEIVRTVLTADDVHATVREVTAKIRKHPVDCGDRAGFIVNALLFPYLNNAIKMVEEHYATLDDIDAAMKLGGGYPMGPFELLDVVGLDVSLAIEKVLHREFRDPGLAPAPLLEHLVAAGCLGRKTGRGFREYARR is encoded by the coding sequence ATGGACACCCCTCTGCACACCATCGCCGTCGTCGGTCTCGGCACCATGGGTGCCGGCATCGCCGAGGTGCTCGCCCGCGCCGGCCGCGAGGTCGTCGGCATCGACGTCAGCGAGGCCGCCGCCCGCCGTGCCACCGACGCCCTGGAGGCGTCCACCGCCCGCGCCGTGGAGCGCGGCCGGATCACCGAGGAGGAGCGCCGCACCACGCTGGCCCGCTTCCGTACGTACGCCGACCTCCGGGCCGCCGCCGACGCCGATCTCGTCATCGAGGTCGTGCCGGAGACGTACGAGATCAAGCAGCAGGTCTTCCGGGAGCTGGACGCGATCGTCCGCCCGGACACGATCCTCGCCACCGGCACCAACGCCCTGTCGGTGACCCGGCTGGCCGCCGAGTCCCAGCACCCGGAGCGCGTGCTGGGCCTGCACTTCTTCAACCCGGCCCCCGCGATGAAGCTGGTCGAGGTGGTCTCCTCGGTGCTGACCTCGCCGCCGGCGGTGGAGTCCGTCACCGCGCTCGCCCGCGACCTGGGCAAGGAGCCGGTCGCGGTGGGCGACCGGCCCGGCTTCGTCGCGGACGGTCTGCTGTTCGGCTACCTGAACCAGGCCGCGGCGATGTACGAGTCCCGCTACGCGTCCCGTGAGGACATCGACGCGGCGATGCGGCTCGGCTGCGGTCTGCCGATGGGGCCGCTCGCGCTGCTCGACCTGATCGGCATCGACACCGCCCGGACGGTGCTGGAGGCCATGTACGCCGCCTCCCACGACCGTCTGCACGCGCCGGCGCCGATCCTGGGCCAGCTCAGCGAGGCGGGGCTGACCGGCCGCAAGGCGGGCCGCGGCTTCTACACGTACGCGGAGCCCGGCTCCACCGAGGTGGTCGCCGACGCGCTGACCCCCCGGGCGGCCGCGGACGCGGCCGGCGGGCGGGCGGTCTCCTCGGTCGGCGTGGCCGGTTCGGGCACCATGGCCAGCGGTATCGCGGAGGTCTTCGCCAAGGCCGGGTACGACGTCGTGCTGGCGGCCCGCAGCCAGGAGAAGGCCGAGCACGCCAAGGCCCGGATCACCAAGTCCCTGGGCCGCTCGGTGAGCAAGGGCAGGATGACGCAGGAGGCGTGCGACGCCACGCTGGCCCGGATCACCCCGGCCGGTTCGCTGGACGCCTTCTCCGGTGTCGACCTGGCCGTGGAGGCCGTGGCCGAGGACCTGGCGGTCAAGCAGCAGCTCTTCGCCACCCTGGACAAGGTCTGCAAGCCCGGCGCGGTGCTGGCCACCACGACGTCCTCGCTGCCCGTCGTCGCCTGCGCCCGTGCCACCACGCGTCCCGAGGACGTGATCGGCATGCACTTCTTCAACCCGGCGCCCGCGATGAAGCTGGTGGAGATCGTCCGCACGGTCCTGACGGCGGACGACGTCCACGCGACGGTCCGCGAGGTCACCGCGAAGATCCGCAAGCACCCGGTGGACTGCGGCGACCGCGCCGGGTTCATCGTGAACGCGCTGCTCTTCCCGTACCTCAACAACGCGATCAAGATGGTCGAGGAGCACTACGCGACCCTCGACGACATCGACGCCGCGATGAAGCTGGGCGGCGGCTACCCGATGGGGCCGTTCGAACTGCTCGACGTGGTCGGCCTGGACGTCTCGCTGGCCATCGAGAAGGTGCTGCACCGCGAGTTCCGCGACCCGGGCCTGGCCCCGGCGCCGCTGCTGGAGCACCTGGTGGCGGCGGGCTGCCTCGGCCGCAAGACGGGTCGCGGCTTCCGCGAATATGCCCGGCGCTGA
- a CDS encoding TetR family transcriptional regulator — MEYVQVMPQPADPSRRPLRAGSAPDAAESAAGSKAAAQRLRMRRELAAAAMELFATKGYEATTVDEIAAAAGVARRTFFRHFRSKEEAIFPDHDDTLVRAEAVLNAAPPHEHPLDTVCRGIKEVMRMYASAPSVSVERYRLTREVPTLREREIASVARYERLFTRYLLGHFDERDHHDGNDDPLLAEVAASAVVTAHNHVLRRWLRAGGQGDVEAQLDHAFAIVRDTFGSGIGAGRKAGHTAAAAHDAPAAVRTEGEVLVAVARTDAPLSEVMRTIEKALREA; from the coding sequence ATGGAGTACGTTCAAGTCATGCCGCAGCCTGCCGATCCGTCCCGACGCCCGCTTCGCGCCGGTTCCGCCCCCGATGCCGCGGAGAGCGCCGCGGGCTCGAAAGCCGCCGCCCAGCGGCTGAGGATGCGCCGCGAACTGGCCGCTGCGGCCATGGAGTTGTTCGCCACCAAGGGGTACGAGGCGACGACGGTCGACGAGATCGCCGCCGCGGCCGGGGTGGCGCGGCGCACCTTCTTCCGCCACTTCCGCTCCAAGGAGGAGGCGATCTTCCCGGACCACGACGACACCCTGGTCCGGGCGGAGGCGGTGCTGAACGCGGCGCCGCCGCACGAGCACCCCCTGGACACGGTGTGCCGCGGCATCAAGGAGGTCATGCGGATGTACGCGTCCGCGCCCTCCGTGTCCGTCGAGCGCTACCGCCTGACCCGCGAGGTGCCGACGCTGCGGGAGCGCGAGATCGCCTCGGTGGCCCGCTACGAGCGCCTGTTCACGCGCTATCTGCTGGGCCACTTCGACGAGCGCGACCACCACGACGGCAACGACGACCCGCTGCTGGCCGAGGTGGCCGCCTCCGCGGTGGTCACGGCGCACAACCATGTGCTGCGGCGCTGGCTGCGGGCCGGCGGGCAGGGCGACGTGGAGGCGCAGCTCGACCACGCCTTCGCCATCGTGCGGGACACCTTCGGCAGCGGCATAGGGGCCGGCCGCAAGGCCGGGCACACCGCCGCGGCGGCGCACGACGCGCCGGCCGCCGTACGGACCGAGGGCGAGGTCCTGGTGGCGGTGGCGCGGACGGACGCGCCGCTCAGCGAGGTCATGCGCACCATCGAGAAGGCCCTCCGGGAGGCCTGA
- the ccrA gene encoding crotonyl-CoA carboxylase/reductase — protein MKEILDAIQSPESTSADFAALKLPESYRAITVHKDETEMFAGLETRDKDPRKSIHLDDVPVPELGPGEALVAVMASSVNYNSVWTSIFEPLSTFGFLERYGRLSELTKRHDLPYHVIGSDLAGVVLRTGPGVNAWTPGDEVVAHCLSVEMESSDGHNDTMLDPEQRIWGFETNFGGLAEIALVKSNQLMPKPKHLSWEEAAAPGLVNSTAYRQLVSRNGAGMKQGDNVLIWGASGGLGSYATQFALAGGANPICVVSSEQKADICRSMGAEAIIDRSAEGYRFWKDERTQDPKEWKRFGKRIREFTGGEDIDIVFEHPGRETFGASVYVTRKGGTITTCASTSGYMHEYDNRYLWMSLKRIIGSHFANYREAWEANRLIAKGKIHPTLSKVYSLQDTGQAAYDVHRNLHQGKVGVLALAPEEGLGVKDPEMRAKHLDAINRFRNV, from the coding sequence GTGAAGGAAATCCTGGACGCGATCCAGTCGCCGGAGAGCACGTCCGCCGACTTCGCCGCTCTGAAGCTCCCCGAGTCCTACCGCGCGATCACCGTGCACAAGGACGAGACGGAGATGTTCGCCGGCCTCGAGACCCGGGACAAGGACCCCCGCAAGTCGATCCACCTGGACGACGTGCCGGTGCCGGAGCTCGGCCCCGGCGAGGCCCTGGTGGCCGTCATGGCCAGCTCGGTCAACTACAACTCCGTGTGGACCTCGATCTTCGAGCCGCTGTCCACCTTCGGCTTCCTGGAGCGCTACGGACGGCTGTCCGAGCTCACCAAGCGCCACGACCTCCCCTACCACGTCATCGGCTCCGACCTCGCGGGCGTCGTCCTGCGCACCGGCCCCGGCGTGAACGCCTGGACCCCGGGCGACGAGGTCGTCGCGCACTGCCTGTCGGTCGAGATGGAGTCCTCCGACGGCCACAACGACACGATGCTCGACCCCGAGCAGCGCATCTGGGGCTTCGAGACCAACTTCGGCGGCCTGGCGGAGATCGCGCTCGTCAAGTCCAACCAGCTCATGCCGAAGCCGAAGCACCTGAGCTGGGAGGAGGCGGCGGCCCCCGGTCTGGTCAACTCGACCGCCTACCGCCAGCTCGTCTCCCGCAACGGCGCCGGCATGAAGCAGGGCGACAACGTGCTCATCTGGGGCGCGAGCGGCGGACTGGGCTCCTACGCCACGCAGTTCGCGCTCGCGGGCGGCGCCAACCCGATCTGTGTCGTCTCCAGCGAGCAGAAGGCGGACATCTGCCGCTCGATGGGCGCCGAGGCGATCATCGACCGCAGCGCCGAGGGCTACAGGTTCTGGAAGGACGAGCGCACCCAGGACCCGAAGGAGTGGAAGCGCTTCGGCAAGCGCATCCGCGAGTTCACCGGCGGCGAGGACATCGACATCGTCTTCGAGCACCCCGGCCGCGAGACCTTCGGCGCCAGCGTCTACGTCACCCGCAAGGGCGGCACCATCACCACCTGCGCCTCGACCTCGGGCTACATGCACGAGTACGACAACCGCTACCTGTGGATGTCGCTGAAGCGGATCATCGGCTCGCACTTCGCCAACTACCGCGAGGCGTGGGAGGCCAACCGCCTCATCGCCAAGGGCAAGATCCACCCGACGCTGTCCAAGGTGTACTCCCTCCAGGACACCGGCCAGGCCGCGTACGACGTGCACCGCAACCTCCACCAGGGCAAGGTCGGCGTGCTGGCGCTCGCCCCCGAGGAGGGGCTCGGCGTCAAGGACCCGGAGATGCGCGCCAAGCACCTCGACGCCATCAACCGCTTCAGGAATGTCTGA
- a CDS encoding protein meaA — protein MTERKKDRPWLMRTYAGHSTAEASNELYRRNLAKGQTGLSVAFDLPTQTGYDPDHVLARGEVGRVGVPVSHLGDMRRLFQDIPLEQMNTSMTINATAMWLLALYQVVAEEQGADSTRLQGTTQNDIVKEYLSRGTHVFPPGPSLRLTTDMITYTVARIPKWNPINICSYHLQEAGATPVQEIAYAMSTAIAVLDAVRDSGQVPAEKFGDVVARISFFVNAGVRFVEEMCKMRAFGRIWDKITRERYGIGNEKQRRFRYGVQVNSLGLTEAQPENNVQRIVLEMLAVTLSKDARARAVQLPAWNEALGLPRPWDQQWSLRIQQVLAHESDLLEYEDIFAGSHVIEAKVGALVDECLAEIGRIQEMGGAMAAVESGYLKSQLVSSHAERRARIEAGDEKIVGVNIFETTEENPLTADLDTAIMTVDPANEARVVAKLHEWRAGRDEVRAAESLAALKKAAAGTENLMAATVECARAGVTTGEWAWALRDVFGEFRAPTGVSSAPVAVTAEAGTPLAAVREKVSRTADELGAGRLRLLVGKPGLDGHSNGAEQIAVRARDAGFEVVYQGIRLTPEQIVSAALAEDVHCVGLSILSGSHTELVPDVLERLRDAGAPDIPVIVGGIIPNADAAQLREAGVAAVFTPKDFGITEIIGRIVDEIRNANKLSPLESSEVPA, from the coding sequence ATGACTGAGCGCAAGAAGGACCGGCCCTGGCTCATGCGCACCTACGCGGGGCACTCGACCGCGGAGGCGTCCAACGAGCTGTACCGGCGCAACCTCGCCAAGGGCCAGACGGGTCTGTCGGTCGCCTTCGACCTGCCGACGCAGACCGGGTACGACCCCGACCACGTCCTCGCCCGCGGCGAGGTCGGCCGGGTCGGGGTGCCGGTCTCCCATCTGGGCGACATGCGGCGGCTGTTCCAGGACATCCCCCTGGAGCAGATGAACACGTCGATGACCATCAACGCGACGGCCATGTGGCTGCTGGCGCTGTACCAGGTGGTCGCCGAGGAGCAGGGGGCCGACAGCACCCGGCTCCAGGGCACCACCCAGAACGACATCGTCAAGGAGTACCTGTCGCGCGGGACCCATGTGTTCCCGCCCGGTCCTTCGCTGCGCCTGACCACCGACATGATCACCTACACGGTGGCCCGTATCCCCAAGTGGAACCCGATCAACATCTGCAGCTACCACCTGCAGGAGGCCGGCGCCACGCCGGTGCAGGAGATCGCGTACGCGATGTCCACCGCGATCGCGGTGCTCGACGCGGTGCGCGACTCGGGCCAGGTGCCGGCCGAGAAGTTCGGCGACGTGGTCGCCCGTATCTCGTTCTTCGTGAACGCGGGCGTCCGCTTCGTCGAGGAGATGTGCAAGATGCGCGCCTTCGGCCGCATCTGGGACAAGATCACCCGCGAGCGCTACGGCATCGGGAACGAGAAGCAGCGCCGGTTCCGCTACGGCGTCCAGGTCAACTCGCTCGGCCTGACCGAGGCGCAGCCGGAGAACAACGTCCAGCGCATCGTGCTGGAGATGCTCGCCGTCACACTCTCCAAGGACGCCCGCGCCCGCGCCGTGCAGCTCCCCGCCTGGAACGAGGCGCTGGGCCTGCCCCGGCCCTGGGACCAGCAGTGGTCGCTGCGCATCCAGCAGGTGCTGGCGCACGAGAGCGACCTGCTGGAGTACGAGGACATCTTCGCGGGCTCGCACGTGATCGAGGCCAAGGTCGGCGCCCTCGTCGACGAGTGCCTCGCCGAGATCGGGCGGATCCAGGAGATGGGCGGCGCGATGGCAGCCGTCGAGTCCGGCTACCTCAAGTCGCAGCTCGTGTCCTCGCACGCCGAGCGGCGGGCGCGGATCGAGGCGGGCGACGAGAAGATCGTCGGCGTCAACATCTTCGAGACGACCGAGGAGAACCCGCTCACCGCCGACCTCGACACGGCCATCATGACCGTCGACCCGGCGAACGAGGCACGGGTCGTGGCCAAGCTGCACGAGTGGCGGGCGGGGCGGGACGAGGTCCGCGCCGCGGAGTCCCTCGCGGCCCTGAAGAAGGCCGCGGCCGGCACGGAGAACCTGATGGCGGCCACCGTCGAGTGTGCGCGTGCGGGCGTCACCACCGGCGAGTGGGCCTGGGCGCTGCGGGACGTCTTCGGCGAGTTCCGCGCGCCGACGGGCGTCAGCAGCGCTCCGGTCGCGGTCACCGCGGAGGCCGGCACACCGCTCGCGGCCGTCCGGGAGAAGGTGTCGCGGACGGCGGACGAGCTCGGCGCCGGCCGGCTGCGCCTGCTGGTGGGCAAGCCGGGCCTGGACGGGCACTCCAACGGCGCCGAGCAGATCGCCGTGCGGGCTCGCGACGCCGGGTTCGAGGTGGTCTACCAGGGCATCCGGCTGACGCCGGAGCAGATCGTCTCCGCCGCCCTCGCGGAGGACGTCCACTGCGTGGGCCTGTCGATCCTGTCCGGCTCCCACACGGAGCTGGTGCCCGACGTGCTGGAGCGGCTGCGCGACGCGGGCGCCCCGGACATCCCGGTGATCGTGGGCGGCATCATCCCGAACGCGGACGCCGCCCAGCTCAGGGAGGCCGGCGTGGCCGCCGTCTTCACGCCGAAGGACTTCGGCATCACGGAGATCATCGGCCGTATCGTCGACGAGATCCGCAACGCAAACAAGCTCAGCCCCCTGGAAAGTTCGGAGGTCCCCGCATGA
- a CDS encoding HpcH/HpaI aldolase/citrate lyase family protein, whose amino-acid sequence MSTPVHPVNRLRPRRSCLAVPGSNPRFLEKAQGLPADQVFLDLEDACAPLAKPGARHTIVKFLNEGDWTGKTRVVRVNDWTTEWTYRDVVTVVEGAGQNLDCIMLPKVQSAEQVVALDLLLTQIEKTMGFEPGKIGIEAQIENAQGLNNVNAIAQASPRVETIIFGPADFMASINMKSLVVGEQPPGYPADAYHYILMKILMAARANNLQAIDGPYLQIRNVEGYRAVAQRAAALGFDGKWVLHPGQVDASNEIFSPSQEDYDHAELILDAYDYYTSEAGGKKGSAMLGDEMIDEASRKMALVISGKGRAAGMKRTSTFEIPEA is encoded by the coding sequence ATGAGCACGCCCGTGCACCCGGTGAACCGGCTGCGTCCGCGCCGTTCCTGCCTCGCCGTACCCGGCTCGAACCCGCGGTTCCTGGAGAAGGCCCAGGGCCTGCCCGCCGACCAGGTCTTCCTCGACCTGGAGGACGCCTGCGCCCCGCTCGCCAAGCCGGGGGCCCGGCACACCATCGTCAAGTTCCTGAACGAGGGCGACTGGACGGGCAAGACACGGGTCGTGCGCGTCAACGACTGGACCACCGAGTGGACCTACCGGGACGTCGTCACGGTCGTCGAGGGCGCCGGGCAGAACCTCGACTGCATCATGCTGCCGAAGGTGCAGAGCGCCGAGCAGGTCGTCGCGCTCGACCTGCTGCTCACCCAGATCGAGAAGACCATGGGCTTCGAGCCGGGGAAGATCGGCATCGAGGCGCAGATCGAGAACGCCCAGGGCCTCAACAACGTGAACGCCATCGCCCAGGCGTCGCCGCGGGTGGAGACCATCATCTTCGGCCCGGCCGACTTCATGGCCTCGATCAACATGAAGTCCCTGGTCGTCGGCGAGCAGCCGCCCGGCTACCCGGCCGACGCCTACCACTACATCCTGATGAAGATCCTGATGGCCGCCCGCGCCAACAACCTCCAGGCGATCGACGGCCCCTACCTCCAGATCCGCAACGTCGAGGGCTACCGCGCGGTCGCGCAGCGCGCCGCGGCGCTGGGCTTCGACGGCAAGTGGGTGCTGCACCCCGGCCAGGTCGACGCGTCGAACGAGATCTTCTCGCCCTCCCAGGAGGACTACGACCACGCCGAGCTGATCCTGGACGCCTACGACTACTACACGTCCGAGGCCGGCGGGAAGAAGGGCTCCGCGATGCTCGGCGACGAGATGATCGACGAGGCCTCCCGCAAGATGGCGCTGGTCATCTCCGGCAAGGGCCGCGCGGCGGGTATGAAGCGCACCAGCACGTTCGAGATCCCGGAGGCCTGA
- a CDS encoding MaoC family dehydratase, with protein sequence MQFGRTYEEFEVGAVYKHWPGKTVTEYDDHLFCLLTMNHHPLHMDANYAENTTDFGKNVVVGNYIYSLLLGMSVPDVSGKAIANLEIESLRHVAPTFHGDTIYGETTVLDKTPSRSKNDRGIVHVETKGYKQDGTLVCVFRRKVMVPTETYIKERGGEQPGRPDLVEPVKKQEK encoded by the coding sequence ATGCAGTTCGGACGCACCTACGAGGAGTTCGAGGTCGGGGCGGTCTACAAGCACTGGCCCGGGAAGACGGTCACGGAGTACGACGACCACCTCTTCTGTCTCCTGACGATGAACCACCACCCCCTCCACATGGACGCCAACTATGCGGAGAACACCACGGACTTCGGCAAGAACGTCGTGGTGGGGAACTACATCTACTCGCTGCTGCTCGGCATGTCCGTGCCGGACGTCTCCGGCAAGGCCATCGCCAACCTGGAGATCGAGTCGCTGCGCCATGTGGCGCCGACCTTCCACGGCGACACGATCTACGGCGAGACCACGGTCCTGGACAAGACCCCGTCGAGGTCGAAGAACGACCGCGGCATCGTCCACGTCGAGACCAAGGGCTACAAGCAGGACGGCACCCTGGTGTGTGTCTTCCGGCGCAAGGTGATGGTCCCGACCGAGACGTACATCAAGGAGCGCGGCGGCGAGCAGCCCGGCCGTCCCGACCTCGTCGAGCCCGTGAAGAAGCAGGAGAAGTAG